In Geopsychrobacter electrodiphilus DSM 16401, a single window of DNA contains:
- a CDS encoding diacylglycerol/lipid kinase family protein — MQKRVKLIANPISGGNARPKICQVVRFLEETGAQVELYLTGKSGDAAVEAAQSNADEFDLVIAAGGDGTLNEVANGLAGRGIPLAFIPLGTANVMALEMGVPTKVSAACRIAIEGEARPVWLAETAEYKFLMMAGLGFDAAAVRGVSSRLKRITGKFAYLVAALRAFIWFHPEPFTLITDEGVEIRAWHTIISNIRLYGGRFVMAPTAGLEKPGLVACIVDRPGRFALLFFWLRILFHERFFGAVRRVESVQFHLSAVNLPVQIDGDEFIESPQHIRCVFGQLDLVFPRGKSK; from the coding sequence ATGCAAAAAAGAGTCAAACTGATTGCCAATCCCATTTCGGGAGGTAATGCCAGGCCGAAAATCTGCCAGGTCGTACGTTTTCTGGAGGAGACTGGAGCCCAGGTCGAATTATATCTGACAGGAAAATCTGGAGATGCAGCAGTCGAAGCTGCGCAATCAAATGCAGACGAATTTGACCTGGTGATCGCGGCCGGAGGTGATGGCACATTGAATGAAGTCGCCAACGGTCTGGCAGGTCGTGGTATCCCCTTGGCTTTTATCCCATTAGGCACAGCGAACGTCATGGCTCTTGAAATGGGGGTTCCCACCAAGGTCTCTGCGGCCTGCCGGATCGCGATTGAAGGGGAGGCAAGACCTGTTTGGCTTGCAGAGACGGCTGAGTATAAGTTTCTTATGATGGCAGGTCTCGGGTTTGATGCAGCCGCCGTCAGAGGGGTGAGCTCTCGGTTAAAGCGAATAACAGGAAAGTTTGCCTATCTGGTCGCAGCATTGCGGGCCTTTATTTGGTTTCATCCTGAACCCTTTACCCTGATAACCGATGAAGGGGTGGAAATTAGAGCATGGCACACGATTATCAGTAATATAAGACTTTACGGAGGGCGTTTTGTTATGGCCCCGACGGCTGGATTAGAAAAGCCTGGCCTGGTTGCCTGTATCGTCGATCGTCCCGGACGCTTTGCGTTACTGTTTTTTTGGTTGAGAATTCTTTTCCATGAACGTTTTTTTGGTGCGGTGCGGCGAGTCGAATCGGTTCAGTTCCATCTTTCGGCGGTAAACCTTCCGGTTCAAATTGATGGTGATGAGTTTATTGAGTCACCGCAACACATCAGGTGTGTTTTTGGTCAACTTGATCTGGTTTTCCCCAGAGGAAAGAGCAAGTAA
- a CDS encoding succinate dehydrogenase/fumarate reductase iron-sulfur subunit: MNLTLHVWRQAGPKDKGTLETYPAKDVSADMSFLEMLDEVNEGLIKSGKQAIVFDHDCREGICGMCSQVINGKPHGGQDRTTVCQLHMRSFKDGDEIFIEPWRARAFPVIKDLIVDRTALDTIMQAGGYVSCHTGGVPDGNAHPIGKPVADYAMDAAECIGCGACVAGCPNSSAMLFTSAKVAQLAVLPQGQHEAKARVKNMTDTLQAAGFGNCSNHLECEASCPKGISVKFIAKLNREYIKTIAG; this comes from the coding sequence ATGAATCTTACACTTCACGTTTGGCGCCAGGCCGGGCCTAAAGATAAAGGGACACTTGAAACCTATCCTGCCAAGGATGTCAGTGCTGACATGTCTTTCCTTGAGATGCTCGATGAGGTCAATGAAGGTCTGATTAAATCGGGCAAACAGGCAATAGTCTTCGATCACGACTGCCGCGAGGGGATCTGCGGTATGTGTTCACAGGTTATCAATGGCAAACCTCATGGTGGTCAGGATCGCACCACTGTTTGTCAGTTGCATATGCGTTCGTTCAAGGATGGCGATGAAATTTTCATCGAGCCCTGGCGCGCCCGTGCTTTCCCGGTGATCAAAGACTTGATTGTTGACCGCACCGCTCTCGACACCATCATGCAGGCTGGGGGCTATGTCTCCTGCCATACCGGAGGAGTGCCTGACGGTAACGCCCACCCGATTGGTAAGCCGGTTGCTGATTATGCCATGGACGCCGCTGAATGTATCGGTTGTGGAGCCTGCGTAGCGGGTTGCCCTAACAGTTCGGCGATGCTTTTCACCAGTGCCAAGGTGGCTCAACTTGCGGTTCTTCCGCAGGGTCAGCACGAAGCCAAGGCCCGGGTCAAGAACATGACCGACACGTTGCAGGCTGCCGGCTTCGGTAACTGCAGCAATCACCTTGAATGCGAAGCGTCCTGTCCCAAGGGGATCAGCGTTAAGTTTATTGCCAAACTCAACCGCGAGTACATCAAGACGATTGCTGGTTGA
- a CDS encoding DsbC family protein: MLKVFFTIAMLLISLPASAFMPGSEGCGAGSCIDCHTLSSAEANDILKQIEGEVVGVSPAEVPGLWRIDMRMKGKTWPLYLDYSKSYLISGNVIQLDSRQNLTENHYRELNPIDIASIPLDDALLLGDPLARIKIIVFTDPHCPYCSKLHQELKKALEVRPDIAWLIKLMPIKKGSREAAETILCEKSLSLLDDAFAGHQLAPPGCKNKSIDMTLKIAAELGIHSTPTLIMPNGQMLPGYKKLDQLLQAVDENTPAQNASIEKKPNQHTSGAVPK; this comes from the coding sequence TTGCTAAAAGTATTCTTCACCATAGCCATGCTATTAATTTCACTTCCAGCGTCAGCCTTTATGCCCGGCTCTGAGGGCTGCGGAGCCGGAAGCTGCATAGACTGTCACACCCTCTCATCAGCAGAAGCAAACGACATCCTCAAGCAGATTGAAGGCGAAGTCGTCGGCGTCTCCCCTGCCGAAGTTCCTGGTCTCTGGAGGATTGACATGCGAATGAAGGGAAAGACCTGGCCACTGTATCTTGATTATTCAAAATCGTACCTGATTTCTGGAAATGTCATTCAACTCGACAGCCGTCAGAATCTCACTGAAAATCATTATCGAGAGCTCAACCCGATCGATATTGCAAGTATTCCGCTCGATGACGCCCTCCTTCTAGGTGACCCCTTGGCCAGGATAAAGATCATCGTCTTTACAGACCCCCATTGCCCCTATTGCAGCAAGCTGCACCAGGAGCTCAAAAAGGCCCTCGAAGTTCGTCCTGATATAGCCTGGCTGATCAAACTGATGCCGATCAAGAAAGGCTCAAGGGAGGCTGCCGAAACGATTCTCTGCGAAAAATCGTTGTCCCTTCTGGACGACGCCTTTGCCGGGCATCAGCTTGCCCCTCCTGGCTGTAAGAACAAATCAATCGACATGACATTGAAAATTGCAGCAGAACTTGGAATTCACAGCACTCCGACCCTGATTATGCCAAACGGACAGATGCTTCCAGGATACAAAAAGCTCGACCAGCTGTTACAGGCGGTCGATGAAAATACACCGGCACAAAATGCGAGCATCGAGAAAAAACCCAACCAGCACACCAGTGGGGCCGTTCCCAAATAG
- the argC gene encoding N-acetyl-gamma-glutamyl-phosphate reductase, with amino-acid sequence MQKVSVIGASGYTGVELLRLLAGHPRAEVISVTSRQFEGMSIGQVFPSLKGYYDLKCETVDIKTIAAQADLVFTALPHKSAMEIIPEFLSEGCKVIDLSADYRLQDQHVYEAWYQAHTSPELLAEAVYGLPEINRAQIKNARLVANPGCYPTSVALGLAPLLLGKLIDHTSLIIDSKSGTTGAGRGLKEGSLFCEVNEGFKAYGLASHRHTPEIEQTLSQLAGEAVTVTFTPHLLPVDRGILSTIYASQTQGKSTAELIELFQGHYAAEPFVRVLPEGQLPNISYVRGTNLCDIGLVADERTGRVIVVSVIDNLCKGAAGQAVQNFNLISGFDERTGLSAAPLFP; translated from the coding sequence ATGCAAAAAGTTTCCGTGATTGGAGCGAGCGGCTATACCGGTGTTGAACTTTTACGACTCCTGGCCGGTCACCCTCGTGCCGAAGTGATTTCCGTAACATCTCGCCAATTCGAAGGGATGTCTATCGGGCAGGTGTTCCCCAGCTTAAAGGGGTATTACGATCTTAAGTGTGAAACCGTTGACATAAAGACGATCGCCGCACAGGCAGATCTTGTATTTACGGCATTACCACACAAGAGCGCGATGGAGATCATCCCTGAATTTCTCTCTGAGGGCTGCAAGGTTATCGATCTGTCAGCCGATTATCGATTGCAGGATCAGCATGTCTATGAGGCCTGGTACCAGGCGCATACGAGCCCGGAGTTGCTTGCCGAAGCAGTGTATGGTTTGCCAGAAATTAATCGGGCCCAGATCAAAAATGCCCGACTGGTAGCAAACCCAGGTTGCTATCCCACCAGTGTTGCACTCGGTTTGGCGCCCTTGCTTCTCGGGAAATTGATCGACCACACTTCTTTGATCATTGACAGTAAGTCCGGGACTACGGGTGCTGGACGCGGCCTTAAGGAGGGGAGCCTTTTTTGCGAAGTCAATGAGGGGTTCAAGGCTTATGGACTTGCCAGTCACAGGCATACACCAGAAATCGAACAGACCCTCAGTCAGTTGGCAGGTGAGGCTGTGACAGTCACCTTTACGCCGCATCTTCTCCCTGTTGATCGTGGTATCCTCTCGACAATTTACGCTTCCCAGACGCAGGGTAAATCTACAGCCGAGTTGATTGAACTTTTCCAGGGGCACTATGCTGCCGAACCTTTTGTCCGCGTCTTGCCTGAAGGGCAACTACCGAATATCTCTTATGTCCGTGGTACAAACCTTTGTGATATTGGTTTAGTGGCAGATGAACGCACCGGGCGGGTTATTGTGGTCTCTGTGATTGATAACCTGTGTAAGGGGGCTGCTGGCCAGGCGGTCCAGAATTTTAACCTTATCAGCGGGTTCGATGAGCGGACCGGACTTTCGGCTGCGCCACTTTTCCCCTAG
- a CDS encoding L,D-transpeptidase Cds6 family protein → MEEPLEPKPLEDMALRIEDTLAEREKERIEQSAATGDSEDAVRTAGKKRYISYLLFFFGVVLGALIGATLYFVLPGAGVIKQKDVIKVAGPAGLDDADRLLVAGKHDLARKAYLAIISANPESPLPYNNLASLYAAEGDFEQAEILLNKALATDSDYLTIYRNVGTVYAAMARDSYGKALQLEGKRQQVRLQLLGPQGDAVIASVATTQPVATTQPVATTQPVATTQPVATTQPVATTQPVTTTQPVTTTQPVTTTQPVTTTQPVMPQDASTSNPVERLSPQQFLREWARAWSSQNVEAYLDSYAAEYVPDGKLSHNSWRELRKQRLQSPTFIKVSLDPIESVILKGGTAQIQAIQSYQSDRYKDRTRKNFVLRRKGQGWLIVEERTLGRVR, encoded by the coding sequence ATGGAAGAACCGCTTGAACCTAAGCCTTTGGAAGATATGGCTTTGCGCATTGAAGATACGCTCGCTGAGCGCGAAAAGGAACGTATCGAGCAGTCAGCAGCAACGGGCGACAGCGAAGATGCCGTGCGAACTGCGGGGAAGAAACGATATATAAGTTATTTGTTGTTCTTCTTTGGCGTTGTTTTAGGTGCTTTAATTGGGGCGACTCTGTATTTTGTTCTGCCCGGTGCCGGAGTCATTAAACAGAAAGACGTGATCAAAGTTGCTGGACCTGCAGGTCTGGATGATGCAGATCGTTTGCTGGTCGCAGGGAAGCATGATTTAGCGCGTAAGGCTTATCTGGCGATTATATCTGCGAATCCAGAATCTCCACTCCCTTATAATAATCTTGCTTCCTTATATGCAGCCGAAGGGGACTTTGAGCAGGCCGAGATTTTATTGAATAAGGCCTTAGCGACGGATTCCGACTATTTAACTATCTATCGAAATGTCGGCACGGTGTACGCGGCTATGGCGCGAGATAGTTATGGTAAGGCACTGCAATTGGAAGGGAAGCGGCAACAGGTGCGCTTGCAGCTTCTTGGACCGCAGGGTGATGCTGTTATCGCATCGGTTGCCACTACTCAACCGGTTGCCACTACTCAACCGGTTGCCACTACTCAACCGGTTGCCACTACTCAACCGGTTGCCACTACTCAACCGGTTGCCACTACTCAACCGGTTACCACTACTCAACCGGTTACCACTACTCAACCGGTTACCACTACTCAACCGGTTACCACTACTCAACCGGTAATGCCTCAAGATGCGTCTACCTCCAACCCAGTAGAGCGCCTCTCGCCTCAGCAGTTTTTACGCGAATGGGCGAGGGCTTGGTCGTCACAAAACGTAGAGGCTTATCTGGATAGCTACGCTGCTGAGTATGTTCCCGATGGCAAACTCTCACATAACAGTTGGCGGGAATTGCGCAAACAGCGGTTGCAATCTCCAACCTTTATCAAGGTTTCTCTTGATCCGATAGAGTCGGTTATCCTGAAGGGTGGGACTGCGCAAATTCAAGCGATTCAGTCTTATCAGAGTGATCGATATAAAGATCGCACGCGGAAGAATTTCGTTCTTCGCAGAAAAGGGCAGGGCTGGTTGATTGTTGAGGAGAGGACTCTGGGCCGGGTAAGATAA
- the leuB gene encoding 3-isopropylmalate dehydrogenase yields MVATHKIAILSGDGIGPEVMAEALKVLDAIENKFQVRFERTAANVGGIAIDREGKALPETTINVCKNSDAILFGSVGGPKWENLPPDEQPERGALLPLRKIFGLFCNLRPAIIFPALTGASSLKEEVIAGGFDLLVVRELTGGIYFSQPKGIEIENGERKGFDTMLYRESEIVRIARVAFETARKRDKRVVSIDKANVLSTSVLWREVVERVSKDYPDVKLTHMYVDNAAMQLVKWPKQFDVILCGNLFGDILSDEAAMLTGSLGMLPSASLAEGTFGMYEPSGGSAPDIAGQGIANPIAQILSTSMMLRHSFGMIEAADAIQLAVEKVLQAGFRTGDIYQGQVGEKKVNTAAMGDAIIACL; encoded by the coding sequence ATGGTGGCTACCCATAAGATTGCAATTCTTTCCGGTGACGGTATTGGTCCCGAGGTGATGGCCGAAGCACTAAAGGTGCTGGACGCCATTGAAAACAAATTTCAGGTCAGGTTTGAACGAACCGCTGCGAATGTCGGCGGTATTGCCATAGATCGTGAAGGGAAAGCTCTGCCCGAGACCACCATCAACGTCTGCAAGAATTCTGACGCGATTCTGTTCGGCAGTGTTGGTGGCCCTAAATGGGAGAATCTGCCTCCTGATGAGCAACCAGAGCGTGGTGCCTTGTTGCCCCTGCGTAAAATTTTCGGGCTCTTCTGTAATCTGCGACCTGCCATCATTTTCCCGGCGCTGACCGGGGCTTCAAGCTTGAAGGAGGAGGTTATTGCGGGCGGTTTTGATCTTCTGGTGGTGCGTGAATTAACCGGTGGGATCTACTTTTCGCAGCCTAAGGGCATCGAGATCGAGAATGGCGAGCGCAAGGGTTTTGATACCATGCTCTATCGCGAGAGCGAGATTGTGCGGATTGCCCGCGTGGCCTTCGAGACAGCTCGCAAACGGGATAAACGGGTGGTTTCCATCGATAAGGCCAATGTCTTGTCGACTTCGGTTCTCTGGCGCGAGGTTGTCGAACGGGTTTCCAAAGATTACCCTGATGTTAAATTGACCCACATGTATGTCGATAATGCCGCGATGCAGTTGGTAAAGTGGCCCAAACAGTTTGACGTTATCCTTTGTGGCAATCTTTTCGGGGATATTTTGTCGGATGAAGCCGCGATGTTGACTGGTAGCCTCGGAATGCTGCCAAGTGCTTCACTTGCCGAGGGAACCTTTGGCATGTATGAACCTTCAGGGGGAAGTGCCCCAGACATTGCCGGGCAGGGGATCGCCAATCCAATCGCGCAAATACTGTCGACCTCAATGATGTTGCGTCACTCTTTCGGAATGATCGAGGCCGCCGATGCAATCCAACTCGCGGTTGAAAAAGTTCTGCAGGCCGGGTTCCGTACCGGGGATATTTATCAGGGTCAGGTTGGCGAGAAGAAAGTAAATACTGCCGCGATGGGCGATGCAATTATTGCCTGCCTCTGA
- the rpsI gene encoding 30S ribosomal protein S9, which produces MADQRFYATGRRKASVARVWIKPGSGEFVVNKRTLDEYFGRETSKMVVRQPFELTDNSGKFDVFVNVSGGGASGQAGAIKHGITRALLVADSNLRGVLKKAGFITRDSRVVERKKYGRKGARASFQFSKR; this is translated from the coding sequence ATGGCCGATCAAAGGTTTTATGCAACTGGTAGAAGAAAAGCGTCTGTAGCCCGGGTATGGATCAAGCCTGGTTCTGGCGAATTTGTTGTTAACAAGCGTACACTTGATGAATACTTCGGTCGCGAGACGTCGAAGATGGTGGTGCGTCAACCGTTTGAACTGACCGATAATTCCGGTAAGTTCGATGTCTTTGTTAATGTGAGTGGCGGCGGGGCCTCTGGTCAGGCTGGCGCGATTAAACATGGTATAACGCGCGCGCTTCTTGTCGCGGATTCAAATCTGCGTGGCGTGCTGAAGAAGGCTGGTTTCATTACACGTGACAGTCGAGTTGTGGAACGGAAAAAGTATGGCCGAAAAGGTGCTCGTGCCAGCTTCCAGTTCTCGAAGCGTTAA
- a CDS encoding CbiQ family ECF transporter T component has product MSSLLQQYDPRLKLVLLLILVITIFSASGFRSLLLVGALVAGLLFWQPSLFNKFIQHLKYIRWLLLFTLLVHVFLTPGRVLFGLRMLSYDGLLRGLMVDLQLVLALFFTLFFSLITTPSAVAWGAAKVLSPLGRLGLPVEEAGGLLALVLHFLPQVFQLGAPLVEQARQADRRTLIQRFQVLAKSLGEAVLALVGQADQLAQSVARGEKKLVDSSELSVWHRRDSLGFGVGLIFVALCWSL; this is encoded by the coding sequence ATGTCCAGCCTGCTTCAGCAGTATGATCCACGGTTGAAGCTCGTACTGCTCCTGATCCTGGTCATCACCATTTTTTCGGCCTCTGGGTTTCGCTCCCTTTTATTGGTGGGAGCCTTGGTGGCAGGCCTGCTCTTTTGGCAGCCTTCACTTTTTAATAAATTCATTCAGCATCTTAAATATATCCGCTGGCTATTGTTATTTACACTCCTCGTGCATGTTTTCTTAACGCCTGGACGTGTCCTCTTCGGTTTGAGAATGCTCTCTTATGATGGATTATTGCGTGGGTTGATGGTTGATTTGCAATTGGTTCTGGCCCTTTTTTTTACCCTCTTTTTCTCTCTGATCACCACTCCTTCTGCAGTCGCCTGGGGAGCTGCCAAAGTCTTGTCACCATTAGGGCGTCTGGGCCTGCCTGTTGAGGAGGCGGGGGGGCTGCTGGCTTTGGTTCTTCATTTTTTGCCGCAGGTATTCCAATTGGGAGCGCCTCTTGTTGAGCAGGCCAGGCAGGCCGATCGACGCACTCTGATTCAGCGTTTTCAAGTTTTGGCGAAGTCTTTGGGGGAGGCTGTTCTGGCTCTGGTTGGGCAAGCAGATCAACTGGCTCAATCCGTTGCACGAGGAGAAAAAAAACTGGTAGATAGCTCTGAACTCTCTGTTTGGCATCGACGTGATTCACTGGGTTTTGGTGTCGGTCTGATATTTGTCGCACTGTGCTGGAGTTTATAG
- the rplM gene encoding 50S ribosomal protein L13 gives MSTEIAKEQDIKRAWYVVDLEDKVLGRAATEIARILRGKHKAIYSPSVDTGDFVIVVNAEKVRLTGNKMNAKMYHRYTGFQGGLRSINASDLLQKKPEMLLQTAVKGMLPKNTLGRQMLSKLKVYAGTEHPHAAQQPKELAI, from the coding sequence ATGAGTACCGAAATCGCTAAAGAGCAAGACATTAAAAGAGCATGGTATGTGGTCGATCTTGAGGACAAGGTTCTCGGCCGTGCCGCAACCGAAATTGCCCGTATTTTACGTGGCAAGCATAAGGCAATTTATAGCCCGAGTGTTGACACTGGGGATTTTGTTATTGTCGTCAATGCAGAAAAGGTAAGATTGACCGGGAATAAGATGAATGCCAAGATGTACCATCGGTACACGGGTTTTCAGGGCGGTCTGCGTTCGATCAATGCGAGTGATCTGTTGCAAAAAAAACCTGAAATGCTGCTTCAAACGGCTGTCAAGGGGATGCTTCCCAAGAATACCCTGGGACGCCAGATGCTCAGTAAATTGAAAGTATACGCCGGCACTGAGCATCCGCATGCAGCACAACAACCCAAAGAACTCGCTATTTAA
- the truA gene encoding tRNA pseudouridine(38-40) synthase TruA, whose amino-acid sequence MAVIALWLEFDGGAYVGWQYQTNGQSIQQRVEEALGDLCGGPVTVYSSGRTDAGVHARGMVVHFVVDHILPLAAYLHGVNQRLPADIAVRRVRKVADRFHARFSAIGKWYRYSIYLAPVRSPLCQRFGWHFTKPLDLELMRLAARDFIGEHDFAAFRGSGCSAKTTIRRIDSVELVEDGDFVHLDVRGSGFLRHMVRMMVGTLVQIGAGKRALSDVRRLLSQGVVDETRLNAPAKGLCLQQVYYPDYLLEPEESS is encoded by the coding sequence ATGGCGGTCATTGCGTTGTGGCTGGAATTTGATGGCGGTGCGTATGTGGGCTGGCAGTACCAGACCAACGGTCAGAGCATTCAGCAACGGGTAGAAGAGGCCCTTGGCGATCTTTGTGGCGGACCGGTGACGGTTTATTCTTCTGGGCGGACGGATGCCGGCGTTCATGCCCGGGGCATGGTTGTCCACTTTGTTGTGGATCACATTCTTCCCCTGGCCGCTTACCTGCACGGCGTTAATCAACGCTTACCTGCTGATATTGCCGTGCGTCGGGTCCGTAAAGTTGCTGATCGATTTCATGCTCGCTTTAGTGCCATCGGAAAATGGTACCGGTACAGCATCTATCTGGCGCCGGTCCGTTCGCCACTTTGCCAACGCTTTGGCTGGCATTTTACAAAGCCTCTTGATTTGGAGTTGATGCGACTTGCCGCGCGAGATTTTATAGGTGAACACGACTTCGCTGCTTTCCGCGGTTCTGGCTGTAGTGCCAAGACGACTATCCGCCGCATTGACTCGGTAGAACTCGTGGAAGATGGTGACTTTGTTCATCTTGACGTGAGAGGGAGCGGATTTTTACGCCACATGGTGCGTATGATGGTCGGCACCCTGGTTCAGATCGGGGCAGGAAAGCGAGCACTAAGTGATGTTCGACGGCTTTTATCCCAGGGCGTTGTGGACGAAACCCGCTTGAATGCACCCGCGAAGGGACTTTGTCTGCAGCAGGTTTATTACCCGGATTACTTGCTTGAGCCTGAGGAGTCAAGCTGA
- a CDS encoding fumarate reductase/succinate dehydrogenase flavoprotein subunit, which yields MILDGKTPTGPIEKTWDKHRFDMKLVNPSNKRKFKILVVGTGLAGGAAAASLGELGYNVEAFCYQDSSRRAHSIAAQGGINAAKNYPNDGDSIYRLFYDTIKGGDFRAREADVWRLSQVSNNIIDQCVAQGVPFARDYAGYLDNRSFGGAQVSRTFFARGQTGQQLLLGAYSALSRQVKAGTVTMNERTEMLDLVVVDGVAKGITCRDMITGEIKSFWGDAVILATGGYVNVFYLSTNAMGCSVTAAWKAAKKGAFMANPCYTQIHPTCIPQTGDHQSKLTLMSESLRNDGRCWVPKKKEDCDKAPGDVAEEDRDYYLERKYPSFGNLAPRDIASRAAKEQCDDERGVGPGKRGVYLDYATAIGRVGEHTIKERYGNLFEMYEKITDENAYKRPMRIYPAPHYAMGGLWVDYNLMSNVPGLFVLGEANFSVHGANRLGASALMQGLADGYFVIPYTIAGYLATVKPGVITDEHPAFKESKEQVQADIDKMLNIKGKKTVSELHRELGKVMWEDVGMARSEVSLKHALQRIPEIREEFWNNVNVSGTGTELNQQLENAGRLADFLEFGEILATDALHREESCGGHFRTEHQTDDGEATRDDENFAYVGAWEFKGNDKAPELHKEPLKFDNIHLAVRSYK from the coding sequence GTGATTCTCGACGGAAAAACACCCACTGGTCCTATTGAAAAAACTTGGGATAAGCACCGTTTCGATATGAAACTGGTCAATCCCTCCAATAAACGTAAATTCAAGATTCTGGTTGTCGGTACCGGCCTCGCCGGTGGCGCTGCAGCGGCCTCTCTTGGTGAGCTTGGCTATAATGTTGAAGCCTTCTGCTATCAGGATAGTTCGCGTCGCGCTCACTCGATTGCGGCTCAGGGCGGGATCAACGCGGCCAAGAACTATCCGAACGATGGTGACAGTATCTATCGTCTCTTTTATGACACCATCAAAGGTGGTGACTTCCGGGCCCGCGAGGCTGACGTCTGGCGTTTGTCTCAGGTCTCGAACAATATTATCGACCAGTGTGTCGCTCAGGGCGTGCCCTTTGCTCGCGACTATGCCGGTTATCTGGATAATCGTTCTTTTGGTGGTGCTCAGGTTTCTCGGACCTTCTTCGCCCGTGGGCAGACAGGTCAGCAACTGCTTCTAGGTGCATATTCTGCGTTGTCCCGTCAGGTTAAGGCCGGTACCGTCACCATGAACGAGCGGACTGAGATGCTTGACCTGGTTGTTGTGGACGGTGTCGCCAAGGGGATTACCTGTCGCGATATGATCACCGGAGAAATTAAATCTTTTTGGGGAGATGCCGTTATTCTGGCAACCGGTGGCTATGTAAATGTTTTCTATCTGTCGACCAATGCCATGGGCTGTAGTGTCACGGCCGCTTGGAAAGCCGCTAAAAAAGGCGCCTTCATGGCTAACCCCTGCTACACGCAGATCCATCCGACCTGTATCCCGCAGACCGGTGATCATCAGTCGAAACTGACCCTGATGTCCGAGTCTCTGCGAAATGATGGCCGCTGCTGGGTACCCAAGAAAAAGGAGGATTGCGATAAGGCTCCAGGCGATGTCGCTGAAGAAGATCGTGACTACTATCTTGAACGGAAATACCCATCATTCGGCAACCTGGCTCCACGCGATATCGCATCACGTGCGGCAAAGGAGCAGTGTGATGATGAGCGTGGCGTTGGACCAGGAAAACGCGGTGTTTACCTTGATTACGCTACGGCTATCGGACGCGTTGGTGAGCACACTATCAAGGAGCGTTACGGCAATCTCTTTGAAATGTATGAAAAAATTACCGATGAGAACGCCTACAAGCGTCCGATGCGGATCTACCCGGCACCGCACTACGCCATGGGTGGGCTCTGGGTTGACTACAACCTGATGAGCAACGTCCCAGGTCTGTTTGTACTAGGTGAGGCAAACTTCTCGGTTCACGGGGCAAACCGCCTCGGTGCCTCGGCTCTGATGCAGGGTCTGGCCGATGGTTACTTCGTCATTCCTTACACCATCGCGGGTTATCTGGCGACGGTAAAACCTGGTGTAATCACTGACGAACACCCGGCGTTCAAGGAGTCGAAAGAGCAGGTTCAGGCAGATATTGATAAAATGCTCAATATCAAAGGCAAGAAGACTGTTAGTGAACTACATCGTGAACTCGGCAAGGTCATGTGGGAAGATGTGGGCATGGCTCGCAGCGAAGTTAGTCTTAAGCACGCTCTGCAACGTATTCCGGAAATTCGTGAAGAGTTCTGGAATAACGTCAATGTCAGCGGGACAGGGACTGAATTGAATCAGCAACTTGAAAACGCCGGCCGGTTGGCGGATTTCCTCGAATTCGGTGAAATCCTTGCGACCGACGCCTTGCACCGTGAAGAGTCCTGCGGTGGGCATTTCCGAACCGAGCACCAGACCGATGATGGTGAAGCGACGCGTGATGATGAGAACTTCGCTTACGTTGGGGCCTGGGAGTTCAAGGGGAACGACAAGGCCCCTGAGCTGCACAAGGAACCGCTGAAGTTTGACAATATACATCTTGCCGTGAGGAGCTATAAATAA